The Psychrobacter sp. LV10R520-6 genome includes a region encoding these proteins:
- a CDS encoding CHAP domain-containing protein, with product MKQALLILSVLGMGIAQSSGAVETTFQPNNTLTHTITNISASTNYGSSRNIYSTNSGAYVSSNDEISQAIDNLSAHAKQKEYQLASLTSRLSYERRQQASSVPDRNSAPAIAAARASKVALSGSSGYCARYVRKALQSAGYEFTPNPSAYQYASRGTLAGAGFSKISNDMPTQVGDVIVYDRSSKRPHGHIQIFDGTDWISDFRQNGISPYSGVYAYTTWRDSQYVDDASDRGIYLAMADK from the coding sequence ATGAAACAAGCTTTATTAATTTTGTCAGTATTGGGAATGGGCATAGCACAATCGAGTGGTGCTGTCGAAACGACCTTTCAACCGAATAATACCTTGACTCATACCATCACTAATATTTCAGCTTCTACCAACTATGGTTCTAGCCGTAATATCTATAGTACTAATAGCGGCGCATACGTGTCTAGCAATGATGAAATTAGTCAAGCTATCGATAACTTAAGTGCTCATGCCAAACAAAAAGAATATCAGCTTGCCTCACTGACCAGCCGTTTGTCTTATGAGCGTCGTCAGCAAGCAAGCTCAGTCCCAGATCGTAATTCAGCGCCTGCTATTGCAGCTGCTCGCGCCTCAAAAGTTGCTTTATCTGGAAGCTCTGGATATTGTGCCCGTTATGTACGTAAAGCACTACAATCTGCCGGTTACGAGTTTACACCTAACCCATCAGCATACCAGTATGCCTCTCGTGGCACGCTTGCAGGCGCAGGCTTTAGCAAAATAAGTAATGATATGCCGACTCAAGTTGGTGACGTTATCGTCTATGACCGTAGCTCAAAGCGTCCACACGGCCACATCCAAATTTTTGATGGTACAGATTGGATTTCTGACTTCCGTCAAAACGGAATCAGCCCATACAGTGGTGTCTATGCTTATACGACATGGCGCGATTCACAATACGTTGATGATGCATCAGACCGTGGCATCTACCTTGCTATGGCTGATAAATAA
- a CDS encoding RlmE family RNA methyltransferase — MATRIENKKLSKSSSAWMKEHIDDYYVKQAQKEGYRARAAYKLLEINEKTKLIRPGMTVVDLGSTPGSWSQVAGRLVGETGTLIASDILPMDKLPDVTFIQGDFREAEVFDSIMAEVGDRQVDVVLSDMAPNTAGNSAVDQPRMMYLCELAVDFSLATLPEGGALIMKVFQGEGSQELRKQMQPKFSKIRSIKPAASRPRSKEMFWIAIK, encoded by the coding sequence TTGGCCACGCGTATTGAAAATAAAAAATTGTCAAAAAGCAGTAGCGCTTGGATGAAAGAACACATTGACGACTATTATGTGAAGCAAGCCCAAAAAGAGGGTTACCGTGCGCGTGCAGCTTACAAACTGTTAGAGATAAATGAGAAGACTAAATTGATACGCCCAGGGATGACAGTGGTCGATTTGGGCAGTACGCCTGGCAGCTGGTCACAAGTGGCAGGCAGGTTGGTAGGTGAGACAGGAACATTAATTGCTTCTGATATTTTGCCAATGGACAAACTGCCAGATGTCACTTTTATTCAAGGTGACTTTCGGGAAGCGGAAGTTTTTGACAGTATTATGGCAGAGGTCGGTGATCGGCAAGTGGATGTGGTGTTGTCTGATATGGCGCCCAATACTGCAGGTAATAGTGCCGTAGATCAGCCGCGAATGATGTATTTGTGTGAGCTCGCTGTGGATTTTTCCTTGGCAACCTTACCAGAAGGTGGCGCGCTGATTATGAAAGTGTTTCAAGGAGAGGGCTCACAAGAATTACGCAAGCAGATGCAGCCTAAATTTAGTAAAATTCGTAGTATTAAACCAGCTGCCTCACGGCCACGGTCAAAAGAGATGTTTTGGATTGCAATTAAATAG
- a CDS encoding YhbY family RNA-binding protein has protein sequence MELDNATIKRLKGIGHELKPVVMIGNNGITPAITEEIDRALTDHELIKVKLPAGSKHDRDIVSTELATTAKANVIHTIGRMALLLRKNPNANPKLSNLVRHAQ, from the coding sequence ATGGAACTCGATAACGCTACGATTAAACGCCTAAAAGGTATCGGTCATGAGCTCAAACCTGTGGTCATGATTGGCAACAATGGTATCACCCCTGCTATTACTGAAGAGATTGACCGTGCTTTAACCGATCATGAACTAATCAAAGTAAAACTACCTGCTGGTAGCAAGCATGATCGTGATATCGTCAGCACTGAGCTTGCAACTACTGCCAAGGCTAATGTCATTCATACCATCGGTCGTATGGCATTATTACTACGCAAAAACCCCAATGCCAACCCTAAGCTATCAAACTTGGTACGCCACGCGCAGTAG